Within the Pan troglodytes isolate AG18354 chromosome 2, NHGRI_mPanTro3-v2.0_pri, whole genome shotgun sequence genome, the region CTCCACCACCTCCATCAACTCAATCCATTCCCTCACCTGTCCCACCTCCATCACCTCGACTGTCTCAACTGCCTCCACCACCTGCATCACCTCCTTCaactccacctccaccaccaccacctccttcaTCTCCTCCACTTCCACTACATCCACATCATCTATCAATTACACCACCTCCAACTCTTCCACTACCGTGGGGTATATTATGTCCTCCAGTTATGCCATGATTTCCACAACTACGTCCATCAccctctccacctccaccaccaccacctcgaCCTCCCCTCCACCACCACTAGTTTCTACTACCGCCTCTCCCTCCTTCACCTCCAACACCACCTCCACCATCTCTGTTTCTGCTACTGCCACCTTCGCTACCtctaccacctccaccatcacctccatctccatccctGCCACACCTCCATGCATGGACCCATAAAATGTATCAAGAGCCTGTCTAAGTAACACCAAATTCAGCCACAGATTTTCTATTCGAGTCACAAGTATTTCTCCACAGAAGCCTGGAGGATTAAGGACTCTGGGGCAGCTCAGAGATGGAAAGGACTTTGAAAGGATCAAATTCAGTTCCTaattttacagctggggaaaTCAGATCCGCCTCCAGCACCACCTCTGGACACTCCTCCAGCAGGCCAGGCCTTCTCCCACCTCGGTGAAGTCTTTGCCCCAGCAATTCCTCCTACTGGGAAGGCCTCTCCTCTGGTTGAACCCTCCGCACTGGGGTCCTCCTCTGAGCTCCCACAGGCGCCTGTGTGTTCCCATCCCAGCACGAGCCTCAGGGTAGCAGAACTATCTGCCTGTGTCTGTGTGGACAAGCAGACTGGGAACTCCTGGAGGGTGGAGGCTTGGTCTGAGTCATCTATGTCGCCAGGCAGGTACCTGTGAGGGGCTACGCGGTGTGTGCTGAGTGGATAAGGAAAGGCTTCTCATTAACTGGGTCTCCCTtccaatgtcacctcctcagggagGCCTTCCTTGATCACCCAGTCTCTACTCCGGTGGTTCTCAAACCTGGAGCGTTTGATAAAACACGGGGTTTCTGATTCAGTGAGGCTGGGGAGGGTCCCAAGAATGTGCGGCGCCCTCTGAGAGCCATCGCTCAGCCCTATTGCCCTGGTTTCCCTCCCTCGCTTTGAAATGGTGTCTCCAGCGACTTCCTCCCgtctaagctccatgagggcaagaaTCTGGGGCTGTCTTGTTCCGTGCTCAGCGCAGAGGCTGGCGCGGCACTGAACGAATGCCCAGagttaaaaataaagggatagatgGTCCGCTGGGTGAAAGAGCCAGGAACATCCCAGAAACCCAACTCGCTGAGTTCTCGTCCTTCGAACCCCCAACGCCTCCCGGGGTGCCCATGGCCACGGCCCCTTTAAATGTGCGCAGGGACGCCCCGGCCCTCGCCTCCCTGAATCCCTGACcgagcaggggaaaaaaaaatccttcctctTCGGGAGCGGAGGAAATGTCTAGGAGGGGGTGGAGGCGCGGCTGCGGCGCAGGCAGAGGCGCAGGCGGAGGCACGGCGGCCAGAGCGCAGCGCGCCCGGAGCCGGGAGCGGACGCGACGCCCGGCGCTGCCCCAGCCGCCGCCCCCGCGCTCgcgccccctcctcctcccccgccCCGCGCCCCCGCCCGGCGGCCCCGCCCCGGAGGCTCGCGGCCCGCGCCCCCACTGCCCTGCGCGCCGCGCGGAGTCCGAGGCGCGCCGGGGCCGGGCGGGCGCTGGGGGGTGCGGGCCCCGCGGGGCGGCCGCGGAGGGAGGCGGTGTGCGGAGTCGCACTGGGACCCGCGGACGGACTGAAGCGCCGACGGCGGCCCGGGCCCCGCGCGCTGAAGATGAACAGAGCAGGTAGGAGGCCCGGCGACCTCCGGCGCCGAGGCACGAGCGCGAGGGACCCCGGCCGGGCGCTCCAAGTTGGAGCTCCCGGGGAGCCCGGGGCTAGCTGCCCGAAATCCTCCGACCTTCCAGTGCCGCCGGCCTCGGCCAAAGCATGCGCGGCTCCGGGGTCCTCTCGCCGAGGAGGCTGAGAATCGGGGGCCCCCGTCCGAAGCGCCCTGCCTCAGGGACCTTCTCAGCCTTGGCGAGGCCGCGCCCTGGCCGTGCGCGCCAGTATCCCACTCGGACGGCGTTCCCCGGAGTGAGGGTCCCTTCCACAACGAAGAAAGACGCCCCTTTCGCAAAAGCGACTTAGTCGGGCCCCAAAACCTTTGCCCTCCATTCCCCAGCGTCCCGGACCGGTCCTTGCTCATCTCTCAGGGGCCACACCTGACCCACGGGGCCCGTCCCGGAGCTCTCTCCGACTCCGGGACCAGTTCCCAGCCCTTCAGTACTCGGCATACCGGAAGGAGGATTCCtgctcccttctctcctcctAGACCCCGAGGCTTGGAGCTTATTCTCCAGATGAGACTAAAAAGCCCTAAATTAATCCCCCTATAGCGCACCCCTCCCTCGCAGCGCCCTGGCCGGGGGCCTCCATTGTGCCTCCCCTAGGGGACCCAATGCCAAGGGGACGCTCCTCGCCGCCGCGCTGAGCCTCTCCAggttcccccacccccagtccaTCGCGTTCCtgctctatgaatttgactcccCCAGCTCATCCCTGCAGTTCAGAGATTCTGTGAAATCAAAATGTGTTTGAAATCGCAGGGATCCCTCCAGAGTAGTGCCATTTAACGGATTTAGAAAGCGAGACTCGGAGATGGGTGGTGCATGGAACCCTGTCCTCGGGATTCCCAACTCCATCTAAGGGGAGGGCAGAAAGTTCCCTTAAGATGAGAGTTTGCAAGGGAACAGTCCCAGCTAACTTCATCTGCCTGCTAAGGAGCAATCAccactctattttctttttctcacagaATTTAGTAGAAGGCAGCCCGCTCCCCGACCAACCCTTGTCCAAAGCCATACTCCAAAACACACATCCCTAAAGAAACAGGAAGCCACCATTTTGGCTGTCTTGGAACCATATCctgctggggtgtgtgtgtgtgtgtgtgtgtgtgtgtatgtgtatgtgtgtgtgtgtataggattttttcttttaaaaatctttttaatgaaaaaaagtcaTTGTTTAGCAGTGAGGTGCAGGCTGCGCGTTTAGACAGTCTGGGAGTGTGGCAGCCACCTTCCATGTCCAGGCCCTGTTATTGCTGGGCATACAGGCACCTGGACAGTTAGTGAGTGTGGGTCACAGAATTGGGGAGCAGGATCGGGGGTGCCACTTTGCGGGAATGAAAGAGGCTGAAACAGGGGCCCAGAGCCCAGCCAGCCACTGCTTGGAAAGGGGGTTGCCTCCTGCCTGTGCTGGCGTGGCTGAACAGAGCCAGGCTAGCTTTTTCCTACACTCCTAATAAAACTCGCTTTATAACAATGGTGAGAGCGTTTCCAGTTTTCCCACGTTTTCCTGCATGAGGCTTGGGCAGACCCTCCCTTCTCTGAGAATCTGGGGGATGGAGTGAGTCGGAATAAACTTAGAGGCAGGTTTGGTCCCAGGAAATCTTAGCCGTTGTCACTCTTGGGTTCAGCCTTCCTGTAATTTGTCTCCAGTGTAAACCTGGTTCCTTTTTCAATGTGATGGTAATGATACCAGCCTCACATTCAGGCCGTGCACCATGGTCTGAATTTCCTGATCAcgtggcatggtggttcacagaCTCCATAGGACTGAATCTCAGAACCATCATATGCTTAGTTATGTGACCTTAAGCAGGTTATTCAACCTCTCTACAcctgtttctttatctgaaaaatggggtTGGTAAGATTAAATAGACTAAAACACGTAAGGTGCCTAGAAAGAACAGTGTCTGTAGCAGAGCAACCAGTAAAtaccagctaatatttattgggtactCAATATGACTTGGTATTGCTTTTAGGTGTTTTACTTCTATCAGTTTATTTAGTTTTCACAGTCACCTTATGAGTTGAGTACCATtgccatccccattttatagatgggaaaattGAGGTGCGGAGATTTTATGGTCACTGGCTTATTGAAGGGCTGAGACAAGATTGAAACCCAGACTGTCCAGCCTGAGAGCCTGCTTTTTTATCCAGTGCCTAACACGTAGTAGGGTGTAGGAAATGTCTGCCAGTCGACTTTATTAGGCATCATGTCTGTTATTTTCCGGAACTTCTCAACGGCCCTATGAAAAAAAAGGGGGTATTTCatcattttaccaaaaaggaaactgaggctcagagaggcaaaatgatgtgcccaagatcacagagctgaCGTATAGCAGAGATGGGATGGGAGCCCATCCTTCCTGAGCCTGAGCATGCTCTTCCCACACTGTCCTGTGCTGTCTTCCTGGTAGTGCCCTGTCGTGGATCACTGGACCAGTCTAACAGCAGCCTAATTAGAAATCATCAGGCTTGGCTTGGACATTCCAGCAGGCACCCAGGAATGAAAGTTAAATTAAGATGTAATTGGAAGGTGAAATTGGAAGATAATTACTCTTGTAACATATGGTTATGAGAGTTCCAGGGGGAGTATAGTGAACTGCAGCTGAAACAGACTTTGTAACTGAAGATGGGATGTCAGAGGGTGTCTTAAGAAGAGCCAGGAGTTTAGAAGGCTGTGGTCGGCCAGAGCAAACCAGACTGACTGACTGGTCCCGTCCCCTCACTCTGCAGATGGGGAAGCCGAGGCCCGGAAAggggaagggacttgcccaagatcacacctcCAGttaaggcagagccaggtgtgaAGATCAGGGCTCCTGGCTCCCCATCCAGTGCTCCTGGCTCCCCATCCAGTGCTCCTCCCAATACCCCTGCTAATTGAACTTCTACATAGCCGACAAGGGAGCAGCAAGCACGAACATGTGAGTGAcagatatttaattaaaatagagagagaaaatataaactGGTACCAGGGGGCTGGCTGGGGATGATTTCTATCACTAGAAGCTGTTAAAAATCTCTTCCTCCTGTCAGTGCGATTCCCCCACCCCCTAGTTAACTCCTGCCATCTTGGCTCAAAGGGTGTTTGGAGTTTGAGTCATCCTTGGGCATAGCAAATTGCCAGGAGGCCCTGGGCATTAGTAACTTAGGGTGAGGAGGGTCCGACCCCCAGGCTCCGTGATACAAGGAGAGAGAAGGTTCACACCATAGCCTTCTCCAGAGGAACTCAGGAGAGCCCAGAAGGTCCACCAGCTACATCCATGCTGGGTTCTGGACAGGGAATCCAGAGAAGGAAACCACAGCTCTGATTTAGCCTATAGTTTCGCCCTACCATACCCTAAAGCTCAGCATACCCTAAAGTTCCCTGGAATGCTCTATCCAGGTGgagcctattttttaattgtgaaaatcCTCCTGTCCTTCAACCTGCACTCAGTGCTCTCTCTTTTCTGAGTCTTCTCTAGGCAGAATTGCCCTTAGACCTAGATAACATGatgctgaggtcaggagctccatcTGGCTCCCTTTTGTGATGCGGGTGAGTAGGAGGGGACAGAGCTGGATGCTCTCATACTCTTGATTTGTTTGCACCCTCCTCATCTCTGCTGGCTGGGGCGCCCAGAGCTCCCTCCTTGGCCCTGCCCTCTTCTCTGTCCACACTCATGCCTCTGGTGATCTCAACAGGCTCCTGCCTTAAATTCCATCTCTATGATGGTGACCTCCGGCCAGACCTCTCTTCAGAAGCCAGAGCCTGCTTGACATCTCCAGCTGCTTGACATCTCCACCAGGGTGTCTAGTAGGTGACTGTGAATGGAGTTTGACCCATGCAAACTGAAATTCTGGATTACCCTCCCCAGCACCTGCAGTCTTTCCTGTTCCAGTTGGCAGAAACTTCAGCTTTCTAGTTGCGCGGACTCAAAACCTTGGTGTCGttcttgacttttctctttcttttacacCCCACATTCATATGGTCAGCAGATCCCCTCAGCTCTCCCTTCCTGTTGAGAATCTGACCTCTTTTCACCTCAGCCTGGTCCAAGCCTCCATCATCTCTTGCTTGGATAATTGCAGGAGTCTCctcactggtctccctgcttccttcctcacCATTTCAGTTTATTTCAACACATTAGCCAGAACGTGCATGtccctctgctcaaaaccctgcaGTGGCTTCCCACATCACTCTGAGTCAAAGCCCTGCATAATCTGCACCCTCCTATGATTCCTCTCACCTCATCTGCTTCTCCTGCTCGATCACTCGGTCCCGTCTGGCCATGCCGGCCTCTTCGCTGTTTCTTGGATGCCAAGTGAGTCCTAGCTTTCCTCACCACTTTCGTGTCTTTGCTCACATGTCCTCTCAGTGAAGCCTATGCTGGTCACTCTATCTaaaatcgcaaaaaaaaaaaaaaaaaaaaaaatactcctaaTCATTTTGCACAGACTGTATCATCATCTAGCATATGATATGTAATGTACTTACCCTTTCTCTTGCATATCTCCCACCACCTCTCAATACAAGGTCCCTGAGTCTGGGGGCTTTGTTACACTTATTGATGTATCCAAAGAATCTAGAttagggcctggcacatagttggtactcaataaatatgtatttaatggaATTAGACTAAGAGAAATTGAATAGGAGCAAATTAAAGCTAGTTGTTCACTTTTTGGTCAGTTAGTAGTTCTGAGCCCTGGACCCAgctttacatacattttttaactGCCCAGCTGTTTCTGGTCACCGTGGCCTTAGTTTCCCTGCATTTTACCCTTCTCTGCTTCACCAGATGCTGGGACCTCTGAGTCTCCATCATAGAGGAAACACTCTGTGGCAAAAAGGGGATGGCAGAGGGTCAGGTGACAACACTAGAAAGCCGGAAACGCAGGTTCTACCAGGGCCCTGCTCTGGACTCGCTGGGTAGCCCCACACCAGCCACtcaccctctctgtgccttagtttcctcctcCTTCAGTGAGGGTCAGATGAagcctttcttcttttggcttgcCTTGATCTCAGAAGGGATGTGGCTGAAGCACTCTGCGCCTGGGGCTGGGAGCACAGGACAGGCGCTGAGTGTTTGCCATTCCCAGAGGCTCCTGTGGGGAAGTCATTTTCTTGCAGGATCATGCCTCAGACACCCACCATAACCTTTCCCTAGGAGACAGTGCCTTCAGATCAGTAGCTTGATTGGATGAAGGATTGGGTGGGACGGGGGTGATATAGCCAAGGTGATGGTCATTTTTCATGGCCCACCTGTCCCTTTGTCCTGTCTCATGGCGCCCATGTGAAATGCCCACCTGTTAAGGATGAGAAATGAGAGTCCCACCCCCAAAGAATAATTTCGTGCCAATGCCTGCCACCCAATGTTGACAGTGTGAAGCTCATATTACGTAGTGTATCAGTGTAGAGCAAGACTTCAACCAAGGGAAGATCTGGGGTAGGCAAAGATGGACTTTATCTGAACAAcagctactatttattgagtatttctATGTGAAGGCCTGCTATTGAGCCCTTTTGATATGtagcctttaatttttaaaacaatccatTGAGGGTAGGTGCTGTGtggtacccattttacagatgaggaaactgaggctgagttTCATAGCTGATAAGTAGCAAAGTCAGGATTTGACCCAGATCAGCCAGGCTCCAAAGGCTCCCTCTGTTACCCCACTCTAACAGGTAGCTGAAGCATACCTTTTTAAGCtcccatgttttgtttttcactaatATGGATAGACACTTTTCTAAACTAGgacacacatgactgtgtacggAAACAAGGAGTTTGATAGTCACTATTTCTAGAAGATTCTGGGTCATTGTATGGATGTCAGTGGCTGGCCTGGGCATTGATGTGGATGAAATGGTGTGGATTAGGGGTCTGATGCAGTGGCTATTTTAACCTTTAAACCCATTCAGAAATACTGAAATTGAGGTGCCAGTGGTACAGTCCCATGGAGATGTCTAAAACCAGTTAGAGCTGTGCTGGACAGTACcgtagccaccagccacatgtggctcgTGAGCAGGTAAAATGTAGCTAGTCTAAATTGAAGTGTGCTGCAAATGTAAAATGCATATTAGATTTGGGACACTTCGTATGAAAAAAGACTGTCAAACACctcattaatacattttatatattgattacatattgaaatgataatatttggatatattgagtccaataaaatatatcattaaaattacttttacttttttttttttttttttgagatggagttttgctcttgtcacccgggcgggagtgcagtggctcaatcttggctcattgcaacctctgcctcccaggtttaagtgattcctctgcctcagcctcctgagtagctgagactacaggcgtgtgccaccacacctggctaatttttgtgtttttagtagagacggggtttcaccatgttgaccaggctggtctcgaactcctgacctcaagtgatctgcccaccttagcttctgaaagtgctgggattacatgtgtgagccactgcacccagccttacctatttatttttaatgtgcctacaagataatttaaaattgcCTATGTAGTGATACATATGGCTCACATTCCAGGGACAGCCCTGGATTAGAGATTAGTGATGTTAGATGTTTCAGGGACAAAACTGAGCCTAACATGAGTGGGAAGAGAAGAGTTTGCTGGCAGAGATCTCCCGGCAGTCTGCTTCATCTTCCCTCCTGTTAGGAGCCAGGCTGTTATTTTGAGGCCACTTGTGTCATACCCAAGCCTTAGTGGGAATGGAGCTGGGAGATTAGACCAGGCTGAAGGAGAAACGTGGGAGTCCTAATCCATGGGTGGCAGGGATCCATGCAGTACTTTTGAAGCAGAGATGTTGGGATGGAGATGGATTCTATGCCCGCAGTATGCAAGGGAGCTTAGGGGGCCAGGCAGGTGACAGGGAAGCCAGGGAGGAGGCATGGGCAGTCTCGTAGCAGAAAGATGCTGAGCTCAAAAGTTGGCAACCACTCATTTGACCGTTCCCCTTCTCTAGATCCTTCTTATCCTGCAAATCTTAGCTAAAATGTCACCTTCTTTAAGAGGTCTTCCCTGGCCACAGCAGCCCATGCTTCTCTAATTCCAGTTGCATTGTAGTCTGCACCACATCTTTTATTCTGCCACTGTCAGAAGGTCCTCAGCATCCACAGATATCCATGTGGCAAGTACATCCTTTTCCAGATATCCATGTTGGCACGTACTATATAATTTCTCCCATGAAATTTGCATGCCCATGAAATTTGGGTGTAGGCCTGGCTGGACACAGTCCTGAAGCATGCAGATTCCAGACGTGACCCCCAGCAGAAGCACACATCACACTTTCAAACCTTTGGCGTGTCATTCATGAAGGGATGAAATTGCAGCTATTCAGTCATAATATTCCAAGGGTCCCCGGCTCTACCCTCCAGTTGTTGTAACTCAACTGTGAGTTCTCAGCAgagtctgttttctcttcttgacCCTAGGAGACCCTGCCATCTGCAGTGCTGTGCGTGTAGCTAGTGGGTACCCAATGGAGTAGCTGTGGAAGGGGggatgtaagctccatgagggcagcagGGAGGGTGACAGCAAGTTCAGCCTTTTCCCATGGTTGCTGGGTCATAGAAAGTGTTTATCAGTAGctgctggatgaatgaatgcacTGACCTGGACACTTCATTTGAGGAGCACAGGATTTCATTTGGTTGATTTTCGTTAGTTGGGCTGCGTGTAGAAGAAAGGTCTGTTCACTTTGTTTACAGAATGAATCTTTAGTGGAAAATCAAGGGGTTTTAAAGATTCTGGTGGAGGGCATAAGCCTAAGACAAAGCACAGGAGGTGGGCTTCACATGGGCGGACGGAACCATCTGCGGCGTCCCCTGCAAGTGGTGTGTAGGAGACTCCGAATGGAAATAAAGTTAATtgtactttttctccttttctctatttttgtcgtCTAGATTCACCAAAACCACCTGTCGCTCCCAAGCCAAAGACTACCAGTCCACTGACGCCAGTGACCGCGCCCAAATTCCCTTCCTCAGCCAGGCCCGAGAGTCTTCACAGTCCAAACTCCATGTTCAGGGGTCCGAAGCCCCCCATTGCCCCCAAGCCCAGGCTGACTGCCCCAAACGAGTGGAGAGCCAGTGTGTACCTGAATGACAGCTTGAACAAATGCAGCAACGGGCGGCTGCCCTGTGTAGACAGGGGGCTTGATGAGGGGCCCCGGTCCGTCCCAAAGTGCTCTGAGTCGGAGACCGACGAGGATTACATCGTGGTCCCCAGGGTTCCGCTGAGGGAGGATGAACCCAAGGACGAGGGCAGTGTGGGGAACAAAGCCCTGGTGTCTCCCGAGTCCTCTGCGGAAGAGGAAGAGGAGCGTGAGGAGGGAGGCGAGGCATGTGGCCTGGAGGGTACAGGAGCTGGTGAGGATTCAGTGGCCCCTGCTGCTCCGGGTGCGGGAGCGCTGAGCAGGGAGGGTGAGGAAGGCACAGACCTTGCTCTTGAGGATGAAGGGGAGGGCTGCGCTGATGAGCCAGGGACACTGGAGCAGGTGTCCAGaagtgaggaggaagagaagctaGTGCAGCCACACAGGGAGTGCAGCCTGGAGGACAGTGGGCCTTGGGCTGGAGAGGGGGTCTTCCAGAGCGACCTCCTCCTGCCTCACATCCATGGAGAGGACCACGAGCCCCCCGACACCcccggggaggcagaggaggatgaTGAGGAAGGCTGTGCCAGCACAGACCCAGCAGGGGCAGATGAGGGTTCGGGTCCTGACAGGCCCACGGAGGACATGGGACAGGATGCTGAGGACACCAGTGAGGAGCCCCCTGAGAAGGAGGAGCTGGCCGgggtccaggaggcagaggcagccacAGACTGCCCTGAAGTTCTTGAGGAGGGATGTGAAGAGGCCACGGGTGTCACAGGTGGGGAACAGGTTGACCTCAGTGAACCACCTGACCACGAGAAGAAAACCAACCAAGAAGTGGCAGCCGCCACCCTGGAGGACCATACACAGGATGAGTCCGCCGAGGAGAGCTGCCAGATTGTCCCTTTTGAGAATGACTGCATGGAGGACTTCGTGACTTCCCTCACAGGAAGCCCCTATGAGTTCTTCCCAACTGAGAGCACCTCTTTTTGCAGCGAGAGCTGTTCTCCTCTTTCTGAATCAGCGAAAGGTTTAGAATCAGAGCAGGCACCAAAGCTGGGGCTGCGTGCGGAGGAGAACCCCATGGTGGGGGCTTTGTGTGGCCAGTGTGGCTCCCTACAGGGTGGAGTGGCCGAGGGTCCCGCAGCCCCTGGTGTGGTGGTCGTGCTGGAGGAGGAGGCCTTGGATGATGCATTGGCCAACCCCTATGTGATGGGCGTGGGCCTGCCCGGTCAGGCGGCCCCTGGAGAAGGAGGGCAGGCTGCATCGGACGCCCTGGGTGGTTATGGCTCGAAAGAAGAATTGAACTGTGAGGCAGAGGGTGGCCTGGTCCCCGCGGACAGGAAGAACACCAGCACGAGGGTCCGGCCCCACTCTGGGAAGGTGGCCGGCTATGTCCCAGAAACCGTCCCTGAAGAAACCGGACCTGAGGCGGGCTCGTCAGCCCCTGGCATTGGAAGTGCCGCAGAGGAGGTGGGAAAGACGCTTTTGTCATTGGAGGGGAAGCCCTTGGAAGCCAGCAGGGCCTTGCCAGCAAAGCCCAGGGCCTTTACTTTATACCCTCGGTCGTTCTCCGTGGAAGGCCGAGAGATTCCAGTCTCCGTGTACCAGGAGCCTGAGGGGTCAGGGTTGGATGACCACAGGATAAAGAGGAAAGAGGACAATCTCTCTCTGTCATGTGTAATTGGCTCCTCTGGGAGTTTCTCCCAGAGAAACCACCTTCCGTCCAGCGGCACCTCCACGCCTTCTTCCATGGTCGACATCCCACCTCCTTTCGACCTGGCCTGCATCACCAAGAAGCCCATCACAAAGAGCTCTCCCTCACTCCTGATCCACAGCGACTCCCCGGACAAGTACAAGAAGAAGAAGTCATCCTTTAAGCGGTTCCTGGCACTGACGTTTAAGAAGAAGACGGAGAACAAACTGCATGTGGACGTGAACGTGTCTTCCTCTAGGTCCTCTTCAGAGTCCAGCTACCACGGGCCTTCCAGGATTCTGGAAGTTGACCGGAGAAGCCTCAGCAACTCCCCTCAGCTTAAGTCTCGGACTGGGAAGCTCCGGGCTTCTGAAtccccctcctccctcatcttttatagagatggcaagaGGAAAGGTGTCCCCTTCAGCAGGACGGTGTCCAGAGTGGAGTCCTTTGAAGACCGCTCCCGGCCGCCCTTCCTGCCCTTGCCACTGACCAAGCCACGGTCCATCTCCTTCCCCAGCGCTGACACTTCAGACTATGAGAACATTCCAGCCATGAACTCGGACTATGAGAATATCCAGATTCCACCCCGGAGACCTGCCAGGGCTGGCGCGTTCACGAAGCTGtttgaagatcagagcagagcccTGTCCACAGCAAACGAAAATGATGGCTACGTGGACATGAGCAGCTTCAACGCCTTTGAGAGCAAACAGCAGAGTGCAG harbors:
- the FGD5 gene encoding FYVE, RhoGEF and PH domain-containing protein 5 isoform X2, yielding MNRADSPKPPVAPKPKTTSPLTPVTAPKFPSSARPESLHSPNSMFRGPKPPIAPKPRLTAPNEWRASVYLNDSLNKCSNGRLPCVDRGLDEGPRSVPKCSESETDEDYIVVPRVPLREDEPKDEGSVGNKALVSPESSAEEEEEREEGGEACGLEGTGAGEDSVAPAAPGAGALSREGEEGTDLALEDEGEGCADEPGTLEQVSRSEEEEKLVQPHRECSLEDSGPWAGEGVFQSDLLLPHIHGEDHEPPDTPGEAEEDDEEGCASTDPAGADEGSGPDRPTEDMGQDAEDTSEEPPEKEELAGVQEAEAATDCPEVLEEGCEEATGVTGGEQVDLSEPPDHEKKTNQEVAAATLEDHTQDESAEESCQIVPFENDCMEDFVTSLTGSPYEFFPTESTSFCSESCSPLSESAKGLESEQAPKLGLRAEENPMVGALCGQCGSLQGGVAEGPAAPGVVVVLEEEALDDALANPYVMGVGLPGQAAPGEGGQAASDALGGYGSKEELNCEAEGGLVPADRKNTSTRVRPHSGKVAGYVPETVPEETGPEAGSSAPGIGSAAEEVGKTLLSLEGKPLEASRALPAKPRAFTLYPRSFSVEGREIPVSVYQEPEGSGLDDHRIKRKEDNLSLSCVIGSSGSFSQRNHLPSSGTSTPSSMVDIPPPFDLACITKKPITKSSPSLLIHSDSPDKYKKKKSSFKRFLALTFKKKTENKLHVDVNVSSSRSSSESSYHGPSRILEVDRRSLSNSPQLKSRTGKLRASESPSSLIFYRDGKRKGVPFSRTVSRVESFEDRSRPPFLPLPLTKPRSISFPSADTSDYENIPAMNSDYENIQIPPRRPARAGAFTKLFEDQSRALSTANENDGYVDMSSFNAFESKQQSADQDAESAYTEPYKVCPISSAAPKEDLTSDEEQRSSEEEDSASRDPSVTHKVEGQSRALVIAQELLSSEKAYVEMLQHLNLDFHGAVMRALDDMHHEGRDTLAREELRQGLSELPAIHDLHQGILEELEERLSNWESQQKVADVFLAREQGFDHHATHILQFDRYLGLLSENCLHSPRLAAAVREFEENLQKLVHIEHSVRGQGDLLQPGREFLKEGTLMKVTGKNRRPRHLFLMNDMLLYTYPQKDGKYRLKNTLAVANMKVSRPVMEKVPYALKIETSESCLMLSASSCAERDEWYGCLSRALPEDYKAQALAAFHHSVEIRERLGVSLGERPPTLVPVTHVMMCMNCGCDFSLTLRRHHCHACGKIVCRNCSRNKYPLKYLKDRMAKVCDGCFGELKKRGRAVPGLMRERPVSMSFPLSSPRFSGSAFSSVFQSINPSTFKKQKKVPSALTEVAASGEGSAISGYLSRCKRGKRHWKKLWFVIKGKVLYTYMASEDKVAMESMPLLGFTIAPEKEEGSSEVGPIFHLYHKKTLFYSFKAEDTNSAQRWIEAMEDASVL
- the FGD5 gene encoding FYVE, RhoGEF and PH domain-containing protein 5 isoform X4, with the protein product MNRADSPKPPVAPKPKTTSPLTPVTAPKFPSSARPESLHSPNSMFRGPKPPIAPKPRLTAPNEWRASVYLNDSLNKCSNGRLPCVDRGLDEGPRSVPKCSESETDEDYIVVPRVPLREDEPKDEGSVGNKALVSPESSAEEEEEREEGGEACGLEGTGAGEDSVAPAAPGAGALSREGEEGTDLALEDEGEGCADEPGTLEQVSRSEEEEKLVQPHRECSLEDSGPWAGEGVFQSDLLLPHIHGEDHEPPDTPGEAEEDDEEGCASTDPAGADEGSGPDRPTEDMGQDAEDTSEEPPEKEELAGVQEAEAATDCPEVLEEGCEEATGVTGGEQVDLSEPPDHEKKTNQEVAAATLEDHTQDESAEESCQIVPFENDCMEDFVTSLTGSPYEFFPTESTSFCSESCSPLSESAKGLESEQAPKLGLRAEENPMVGALCGQCGSLQGGVAEGPAAPGVVVVLEEEALDDALANPYVMGVGLPGQAAPGEGGQAASDALGGYGSKEELNCEAEGGLVPADRKNTSTRVRPHSGKVAGYVPETVPEETGPEAGSSAPGIGSAAEEVGKTLLSLEGKPLEASRALPAKPRAFTLYPRSFSVEGREIPVSVYQEPEGSGLDDHRIKRKEDNLSLSCVIGSSGSFSQRNHLPSSGTSTPSSMVDIPPPFDLACITKKPITKSSPSLLIHSDSPDKYKKKKSSFKRFLALTFKKKTENKLHVDVNVSSSRSSSESSYHGPSRILEVDRRSLSNSPQLKSRTGKLRASESPSSLIFYRDGKRKGVPFSRTVSRVESFEDRSRPPFLPLPLTKPRSISFPSADTSDYENIPAMNSDYENIQIPPRRPARAGAFTKLFEDQSRALSTANENDGYVDMSSFNAFESKQQSADQDAESAYTEPYKVCPISSAAPKEDLTSDEEQRSSEEEDSASRDPSVTHKVEGQSRALVIAQELLSSEKAYVEMLQHLNLDFHGAVMRALDDMHHEGRDTLAREELRQGLSELPAIHDLHQGILEELEERLSNWESQQKVADVFLAREQGFDHHATHILQFDRYLGLLSENCLHSPRLAAAVREFEQSIQGGSQTAKHRLLRVVQRLFQYQVLLTDYLNNLCPDSAEYDNTQGALSLISKVTDRANDSMEQGENLQKLVHIEHSVRGQGDLLQPGREFLKEGTLMKVTGKNRRPRHLFLMNDMLLYTYPQKDGKYRLKNTLAVANMKVSRPVMEKVPYALKIETSESCLMLSASSCAERDEWYGCLSRALPEDYKAQALAAFHHSVEIRERLGVSLGERPPTLVPVTHVMMCMNCGCDFSLTLRRHHCHACGKSGL